One segment of Vibrio gazogenes DNA contains the following:
- a CDS encoding RICIN domain-containing protein — protein sequence MRHTKTIGSHLVGLLFTTILPLGLSQSAIAATIPNGTISPIIDVNSGLCLGVNSSSNSAGAQLQIQNCSGSDYQKWQVNLDASNWATIKNMGSGQCIDVTNNSAEPATNLQQWGCSGAENQAWNISAQGNGQYAIISKYSGLAVDVYGARKANGSRVVQYTWTGADNQRWTFPSSSSSSGSTNTTNTPFGFATGTTGGAGGQVVTVSTPSQLENAIRGNTPRIIRVNGIIDFRGNRTTSAGCTYSENNCRYNGKQEKILARLGYCDGRNTYNITYDAAGVEPMRVGSNKTIIGIGSRSGIKGKGFYLRDGVSNIIIRNLSITDINDGLVWGGDAVSLDNASRIWIDHNYIARIGRQMLVTGLGTAKQVTISNNYLDGTTDYGHYCNAKHYWTMLLIAENQTITMANNRIRNSSGRAPKVDGGIVHMVNNYFDGNYAGGLQGVNAYMVMEGNYYTRGNNFSPISSVKSGTLFAPLSATLGQANSSCFNVLGRACVENYDENGRRNFAISGNVMNAVNSNGNWRSGLQTTKPVSTSTVRSFNFGPQGNIN from the coding sequence ATGCGACATACTAAAACCATAGGTTCTCATCTTGTAGGACTACTTTTTACAACCATATTGCCTCTCGGACTATCTCAGTCGGCAATCGCAGCAACTATCCCAAATGGCACCATTTCACCGATTATTGATGTGAATTCAGGCTTATGTTTGGGAGTCAATAGTTCATCGAACAGTGCCGGTGCTCAGTTACAAATTCAGAATTGTAGCGGATCTGACTACCAAAAATGGCAAGTCAACCTTGATGCATCAAACTGGGCCACGATCAAAAACATGGGCAGTGGTCAGTGTATTGATGTCACCAATAATTCAGCCGAACCGGCAACCAACTTGCAACAGTGGGGCTGTAGTGGTGCCGAAAATCAGGCTTGGAATATCAGTGCCCAAGGCAATGGCCAATATGCGATTATTTCTAAATACAGCGGGTTGGCAGTCGATGTTTATGGCGCACGAAAAGCGAATGGTTCACGAGTCGTCCAATACACCTGGACCGGCGCAGATAATCAGCGTTGGACATTTCCTTCATCTTCATCGTCTTCCGGCTCAACCAATACCACCAATACACCGTTTGGTTTTGCCACTGGCACAACTGGTGGTGCAGGCGGTCAGGTCGTTACAGTCTCGACACCAAGCCAGCTTGAGAATGCGATTCGCGGCAATACTCCCAGAATTATCCGAGTCAACGGAATCATTGATTTTCGAGGGAACAGAACGACATCAGCCGGCTGTACCTATTCTGAAAACAACTGCCGCTATAATGGCAAACAAGAAAAAATCCTTGCCCGTTTAGGCTACTGTGATGGCCGTAACACCTATAACATTACCTACGATGCGGCCGGAGTAGAACCAATGCGCGTTGGTTCAAACAAAACAATTATCGGTATCGGCTCTCGCTCCGGAATTAAAGGTAAAGGCTTTTATCTCCGGGATGGTGTCTCGAACATTATCATCCGTAACCTGTCGATTACTGACATTAATGACGGGCTAGTGTGGGGCGGAGATGCCGTATCGCTCGATAATGCCAGCCGTATCTGGATTGACCACAATTATATCGCTCGAATCGGACGCCAGATGCTGGTGACCGGATTAGGGACGGCCAAACAAGTCACGATCTCAAACAACTACTTAGATGGCACGACCGATTACGGACACTATTGTAATGCCAAGCATTACTGGACCATGCTGCTGATTGCTGAAAATCAGACGATTACGATGGCAAACAACCGTATCCGAAATTCATCCGGAAGGGCGCCAAAAGTGGATGGTGGCATTGTACATATGGTCAACAATTACTTTGACGGTAACTATGCCGGGGGGTTACAGGGCGTGAATGCCTATATGGTGATGGAAGGAAACTACTACACACGTGGCAATAACTTCTCTCCGATTAGTTCTGTCAAATCCGGCACACTCTTCGCACCGCTCAGTGCGACACTCGGACAGGCAAATTCAAGTTGTTTCAATGTTCTCGGTCGCGCCTGTGTTGAGAACTATGATGAGAACGGACGACGCAACTTTGCCATCAGTGGCAATGTCATGAATGCTGTCAACTCGAATGGTAACTGGCGCTCAGGTCTTCAGACAACAAAACCTGTCAGTACGTCAACGGTCCGTAGCTTTAACTTCGGCCCGCAAGGCAATATCAATTAA
- a CDS encoding DUF1481 domain-containing protein gives MKKFVISCLLSGLMLGCSSSQKPTSVPLENYSGGERMGDATSLYWYTEESNHPHAADDYIQSRHDGWYRTSYRWENSVLKELVREGEQISGSSGKQELVPFQVHVRFDKNGDAVYQQYRVNHKVFPLTSKTLEHYKSQAEAIVETVKKQDKQDQMLIQGVWDGETFETCSGQEYEKVEFNKTLPSFVIQRLSSLDNYLAFLGKIRNGRVYIQELLMLADDEHECIPRPNLIEKP, from the coding sequence ATGAAAAAGTTTGTTATTTCCTGTCTCCTTTCCGGGCTTATGCTCGGTTGTTCCTCCTCTCAGAAACCAACGTCTGTACCATTAGAAAACTATTCCGGTGGTGAGCGAATGGGCGATGCGACGAGTCTGTATTGGTATACTGAAGAATCTAACCACCCTCATGCTGCTGATGACTATATTCAGTCCCGTCATGATGGTTGGTATCGAACCAGCTACCGCTGGGAAAATAGTGTCTTAAAAGAACTTGTCCGTGAAGGTGAACAAATCTCTGGTTCCTCAGGGAAACAAGAATTGGTGCCTTTTCAGGTCCATGTCCGTTTTGATAAAAATGGGGATGCGGTTTATCAACAGTATCGAGTCAACCATAAAGTTTTCCCGTTAACGTCAAAAACACTGGAGCATTATAAATCTCAAGCTGAGGCGATTGTTGAGACGGTCAAAAAACAAGACAAACAAGATCAGATGCTCATTCAGGGCGTTTGGGACGGTGAGACGTTTGAGACTTGTAGCGGGCAGGAATACGAAAAAGTAGAGTTTAATAAAACGCTGCCGAGCTTTGTGATTCAACGGCTTTCCAGTCTGGATAATTATCTGGCTTTTCTGGGTAAAATCCGCAATGGCCGCGTTTATATTCAAGAGTTACTCATGCTTGCTGATGATGAACATGAGTGTATTCCGCGGCCGAATTTGATTGAAAAACCTTAG
- a CDS encoding PLP-dependent aminotransferase family protein: MSEAKFKLIAQTIISRITEGYYPPNSKLPPHRVLADELNTTPVTVAKAYKLLAEQNRVESFVGRGTFVCGESQLSQVIHASEDETEFNFSILQPCLSHNIMALQDGFKKAATQITPQLIGYAEYSGHQQHRQVGVEWAARYGLTGGTLDNTLLTDGAQNALALLIEALTKPGDAIAVESLTYPGILAIASLMRREVIGIEMDEHGITPDGLQHVLQTAKPKVVIVVPSHQNPTGVSMPAARREIIAQLIRDSHTWLIEDDIYGFLNPAPIPAICNWLPEQGFHVTSLSKAISPALRCGFIKVPDAQISTINAHIRANIWLSSPFNYQVAAELVSSGMAFELAQRQQQLAQQRQLIAQEILAPETPHQHGYHIWLELPPYWQPERFVLEAAKRHLLVSSGSYFAVQQPTNHIRLSLMSINSEARFREGLYQLKNLIDTSATSTLPFLV, encoded by the coding sequence GTGAGTGAGGCCAAGTTTAAACTGATAGCCCAGACGATCATCTCCAGAATCACAGAAGGCTATTATCCACCGAATTCAAAACTGCCCCCTCACAGGGTGCTGGCCGATGAGCTCAATACAACACCGGTGACAGTGGCAAAAGCTTACAAGCTACTGGCCGAACAAAATCGTGTCGAATCTTTTGTCGGTCGGGGTACGTTTGTCTGTGGTGAATCACAGTTGTCTCAGGTGATTCATGCCTCGGAAGATGAAACTGAATTCAATTTTTCGATTCTCCAACCCTGTCTGAGCCATAACATCATGGCCTTGCAAGATGGATTTAAAAAAGCAGCAACCCAAATCACGCCTCAATTAATCGGTTATGCCGAATATTCGGGCCACCAGCAGCACAGACAAGTGGGTGTTGAATGGGCAGCCCGCTACGGCCTCACCGGAGGAACTCTCGATAATACGCTTTTGACCGACGGTGCCCAAAATGCACTGGCCTTGTTGATTGAAGCCCTGACCAAACCGGGAGATGCCATCGCGGTTGAGTCACTCACTTATCCGGGAATTCTTGCCATTGCCAGTCTCATGAGACGAGAAGTGATCGGGATTGAGATGGATGAACACGGCATCACGCCCGATGGTTTACAACACGTGCTGCAAACCGCAAAGCCGAAAGTCGTTATCGTGGTGCCTTCACACCAAAACCCCACCGGCGTCAGCATGCCCGCAGCACGACGAGAAATCATTGCGCAACTGATTCGTGATTCGCACACTTGGCTGATTGAAGATGATATCTATGGATTTCTCAATCCTGCGCCGATTCCTGCTATTTGTAACTGGCTTCCCGAGCAAGGATTCCACGTAACAAGTTTATCCAAAGCAATTAGTCCGGCATTACGGTGTGGGTTTATCAAAGTACCGGATGCGCAAATCAGTACCATAAATGCCCATATCCGCGCGAATATTTGGCTTTCTTCACCATTTAATTACCAAGTTGCTGCTGAGTTAGTCTCATCCGGAATGGCTTTTGAACTAGCTCAACGACAACAACAACTCGCCCAACAACGCCAGTTGATCGCTCAGGAAATCCTTGCCCCGGAGACACCACATCAGCATGGCTATCATATCTGGCTCGAGCTGCCACCGTATTGGCAGCCAGAGCGCTTTGTCTTAGAAGCCGCAAAGCGACATCTTTTAGTCAGTAGCGGCAGCTATTTCGCCGTTCAGCAGCCGACCAATCATATCCGCTTATCGCTGATGTCGATTAACTCAGAAGCACGCTTTCGGGAAGGGCTATACCAATTGAAAAACTTGATAGATACGAGTGCGACAAGCACGCTCCCCTTCCTGGTTTGA
- a CDS encoding D-2-hydroxyacid dehydrogenase codes for MTHNLYLLTGQDDTYRTLIEAKQIPELRLTQQAQDATILLAAPPLAAKVIDDFPALGWLQSTFAGVDSLVQAGGRQDYRLTNVKGIFGQAIAEYVLGYMIAHYRHFNCYRQQQQQQSWRPHPYERLSGKTMVILGTGNIATFLAQAARHMGLIVIGVNRTGKPPEQSLFHDVYAIDDIEKALALADAVVSTLPNTQATESLLNLEMLKNCRQALLFNVGRGNTLQEEDLPAAIEAGAIQHAFLDVFVTEPLQTSHPFWLHPQITLTPHIAAMSFPEQIVDVFIDNLMRWMQGRDLQYIVDFNKGY; via the coding sequence ATGACACATAATCTTTATCTGCTCACCGGACAGGATGATACATACCGTACTCTGATTGAAGCAAAACAAATTCCAGAGTTACGATTAACGCAACAGGCACAGGACGCGACGATTTTACTGGCAGCACCACCGTTGGCTGCCAAAGTGATCGATGACTTTCCAGCACTTGGCTGGTTACAGTCAACATTTGCCGGCGTTGATTCGCTCGTTCAAGCGGGCGGACGGCAGGACTACCGACTGACAAATGTAAAAGGGATTTTTGGTCAGGCCATTGCTGAATATGTGCTTGGCTATATGATTGCACACTATCGACATTTTAACTGCTACCGGCAGCAGCAACAGCAGCAGTCTTGGCGGCCACATCCGTATGAACGGTTGAGCGGGAAGACAATGGTCATTCTCGGTACCGGTAATATTGCTACTTTTCTTGCTCAGGCGGCTCGTCACATGGGGCTGATCGTGATTGGTGTGAATCGAACGGGCAAGCCACCTGAACAAAGTCTATTTCATGACGTCTATGCGATAGATGATATTGAGAAAGCGTTGGCGTTAGCTGATGCGGTGGTCAGCACTTTACCGAATACTCAGGCGACGGAATCATTACTGAATCTTGAGATGCTGAAAAACTGTCGTCAGGCGTTATTATTCAATGTCGGGCGGGGAAATACCTTGCAAGAGGAGGATTTGCCGGCAGCGATAGAAGCCGGTGCAATCCAACATGCATTTCTGGATGTTTTTGTGACTGAACCTCTGCAGACGTCTCATCCTTTTTGGTTGCATCCACAAATCACCCTGACCCCTCATATTGCGGCAATGAGTTTCCCTGAACAGATTGTCGATGTTTTTATCGACAACCTGATGCGATGGATGCAAGGGAGAGATTTACAGTATATTGTGGATTTCAATAAAGGCTACTGA
- the hupA gene encoding nucleoid-associated protein HU-alpha, translating to MNKTQLIDFIAEKADLSKAQAKSALEATLGAVEEALKSGDQVQLIGFGTFKVNHRAARTGRNPKTGDEIQIAAANVPAFVAGKALKESVN from the coding sequence ATGAACAAGACCCAATTAATCGACTTTATTGCAGAAAAAGCAGATCTCTCTAAGGCGCAAGCAAAGTCTGCTCTAGAAGCGACTCTAGGTGCAGTTGAAGAGGCACTGAAATCAGGTGACCAAGTTCAACTAATTGGTTTTGGTACATTTAAAGTCAATCATCGTGCTGCACGCACTGGACGTAATCCAAAAACTGGTGATGAAATCCAAATCGCAGCGGCAAACGTTCCTGCATTCGTTGCCGGAAAAGCGCTGAAAGAATCAGTAAATTAA
- a CDS encoding mannose-1-phosphate guanylyltransferase/mannose-6-phosphate isomerase has translation MILPVIMCGGAGSRLWPLSRTAYPKQFLSLVSEQTMLQDTVHRLDTLAKSDPLFICNEEHRFIVAEQLRSCEMSHSGIILEPVGRNTAPAIALAALKALQNGDDPLLLILAADHVIQDSKRFVDVVERAVPLAEQGKLVTFGIVPTKPHTGYGYILQGEPLPTAGFEVAEFIEKPDLSTAEHYLQVGGYLWNSGMFLFKASCYLEELRRFRPDIFTACETAFMQSRLDLDFIRINADEFMSCPDESIDYAVMENTQSAAVIPMDAGWSDVGSWSSLWEVNRKDQDGNTSRGDVLIEQTSNSYIYSEDRLVAAVGVDGVVIVETKDAVLVANKEKVQLVKQIVEQLKDTDRCEHLRHREVLRPWGSHDEIAEGERYLVKKVMVKPGQRTATQMHYHRAEHWIVVSGTAKVYNGDKSYLVSENESTYIPIGAPHAFENPGKVPLEIIEVRSGSYLAEDDIIRLDSYGVGY, from the coding sequence ATGATCCTTCCTGTCATTATGTGCGGTGGAGCGGGCAGTCGACTCTGGCCGCTCTCTCGGACGGCTTACCCAAAACAATTTTTGTCACTCGTATCTGAACAGACCATGTTGCAAGATACGGTGCATCGTCTGGACACACTCGCCAAGTCCGATCCTCTATTTATATGCAATGAAGAGCATCGTTTTATTGTTGCTGAGCAATTGCGGAGTTGTGAAATGTCACATAGCGGGATCATATTAGAACCCGTGGGGAGAAATACGGCTCCTGCGATTGCACTTGCTGCACTGAAAGCATTGCAAAATGGTGATGACCCGTTATTGTTGATTCTTGCAGCAGATCACGTGATTCAGGATTCAAAACGGTTTGTCGATGTAGTTGAGAGAGCTGTACCGCTGGCAGAACAAGGGAAATTGGTGACCTTTGGTATTGTTCCCACAAAACCTCATACTGGGTACGGTTATATCCTGCAAGGGGAACCTTTGCCAACTGCTGGTTTTGAAGTCGCAGAATTTATCGAGAAACCCGATTTATCAACCGCTGAACACTATCTGCAGGTTGGTGGTTATTTGTGGAATAGTGGCATGTTCTTGTTTAAGGCATCTTGCTATCTTGAAGAATTGCGCCGCTTTCGACCAGATATTTTCACAGCTTGCGAAACTGCTTTTATGCAAAGCCGTCTTGACCTAGATTTTATTAGAATCAATGCAGATGAATTCATGAGCTGCCCGGACGAGTCAATTGATTATGCGGTGATGGAAAATACGCAAAGTGCCGCTGTTATTCCTATGGATGCCGGTTGGAGTGATGTCGGCAGTTGGTCATCGCTTTGGGAAGTGAATCGTAAAGATCAGGACGGTAATACGTCACGTGGTGATGTCCTGATTGAACAGACAAGCAATAGTTATATTTACTCTGAAGATCGATTAGTCGCAGCTGTCGGTGTGGATGGGGTGGTTATTGTTGAGACAAAAGATGCGGTTCTGGTTGCCAACAAAGAGAAGGTTCAACTGGTTAAGCAGATCGTCGAGCAATTGAAAGATACGGACCGTTGCGAACACTTGCGCCATCGGGAAGTACTTCGTCCATGGGGATCCCATGATGAGATTGCTGAGGGTGAGCGCTATCTGGTCAAAAAAGTAATGGTAAAACCTGGTCAGCGTACTGCAACACAAATGCATTATCACCGGGCGGAGCATTGGATTGTCGTTTCCGGTACTGCCAAAGTATATAATGGTGATAAAAGTTATCTCGTCAGTGAAAATGAATCGACCTATATTCCGATTGGTGCCCCACATGCATTTGAAAATCCTGGTAAAGTACCGCTGGAAATTATCGAGGTTCGCAGTGGTAGTTATTTAGCAGAAGACGATATTATTCGTTTGGATTCATATGGGGTTGGGTATTAA
- a CDS encoding uracil-DNA glycosylase family protein, with translation MLDIVLQQISQCRLCESDLPLGANPVIRAHRDARILIVGQAPGIRVHQTSIPWNDPSGDRLRAWLNIERDTFYDARQIAIMPMGLCYPGKGRSGDLPPRKECAPLWHQRVLDELPNIALTLLIGQYAQNYYLPNKPKTLTETVQNWSHWLPDAVPLPHPSPRNTLWLKKHPWFESDVVPFIRNRVHELLVI, from the coding sequence ATGTTAGATATCGTATTACAACAAATCAGTCAGTGTCGACTTTGTGAATCTGATTTACCACTCGGTGCAAATCCAGTCATTCGTGCACATCGTGATGCCCGGATTCTCATTGTCGGGCAAGCGCCCGGTATTCGAGTTCATCAGACATCGATTCCATGGAACGATCCAAGCGGTGATCGACTCAGAGCTTGGCTGAACATTGAGCGGGATACATTCTATGATGCGCGGCAAATCGCCATTATGCCAATGGGGTTGTGTTATCCGGGGAAGGGGCGCTCCGGTGATCTGCCACCACGTAAGGAATGTGCGCCACTGTGGCATCAGCGTGTTTTGGATGAGTTACCCAATATTGCGCTGACATTGCTCATTGGTCAGTACGCCCAAAACTACTATTTGCCGAATAAACCCAAAACGCTAACTGAAACGGTACAAAACTGGTCTCATTGGCTACCTGATGCTGTGCCGTTACCACACCCTTCGCCAAGGAATACGTTATGGTTGAAAAAACATCCATGGTTTGAAAGTGATGTGGTTCCTTTTATAAGAAATCGGGTTCATGAATTATTGGTAATATGA
- the wbaP gene encoding undecaprenyl-phosphate galactose phosphotransferase WbaP, with protein sequence MEHITSPARELLVKQSHFSMKMKVNKLTLIASDVLSFFTSILLVNVFEKHQIILVQRTGILGWQIATFLLLGVMAILWFWGSKRHYSYRKPFWDELKDVLVTLSVMALVSISISAIFGQNYSVRQWWMTWLFVFILLPSLRYLAKFLLNKANIWKMPCVIIGDAENAKDVLLAIESEPSTGFEVLAVVEPSGEARTDEVFGISYISRADFFQSSNEFHKVFIALEKDQSGLRECWIRELYKRGIRDISIVPALRGVPLYGTDISHFFSHEVMMLRLKNNLPRKSSRFVKRLFDIVGSATLLVLLAPFFLFIAWRVSRDGGSVTYGHERIGLNGKKFNCLKFRSMVMNSQELLDELLATDPAAKAEWDQWFKLKQDPRVTSIGRFLRETSLDELPQLWNVLKGEMSLVGPRPIIDEELQRYGDDADYYLCAKPGVSGLWQVSGRSDTDYKTRVYLDCWYVKNWSLWNDIVILFKTVHVVFRRDGAY encoded by the coding sequence ATGGAACATATTACATCACCGGCTCGAGAGTTACTTGTAAAGCAATCTCACTTCTCAATGAAAATGAAAGTGAATAAGCTGACGCTCATTGCGTCTGATGTATTATCATTTTTTACTTCAATCTTGTTGGTTAATGTTTTTGAAAAACATCAGATTATTCTTGTTCAGAGAACAGGTATTTTGGGATGGCAGATTGCTACATTTCTTTTGTTAGGAGTGATGGCGATCCTTTGGTTTTGGGGAAGCAAGCGTCATTACAGTTATCGAAAGCCTTTTTGGGATGAGTTAAAAGATGTATTGGTGACGTTGTCGGTTATGGCTCTGGTCTCTATCTCCATCAGTGCCATTTTTGGCCAAAACTATTCTGTGAGACAATGGTGGATGACATGGCTATTTGTTTTCATTTTGCTTCCTTCTTTACGCTATTTAGCGAAATTCTTACTGAATAAAGCAAATATTTGGAAAATGCCTTGTGTCATTATTGGTGATGCTGAAAATGCGAAAGATGTGCTCTTGGCGATAGAAAGTGAACCCTCAACCGGGTTTGAAGTTCTCGCTGTGGTTGAGCCTTCAGGGGAAGCTAGAACTGATGAAGTTTTTGGAATTTCTTATATTAGCCGAGCTGATTTTTTCCAGAGTTCGAATGAGTTCCACAAGGTATTTATTGCACTGGAAAAAGACCAAAGCGGGTTGAGAGAGTGCTGGATTCGTGAATTGTATAAACGAGGTATTCGTGACATTTCCATCGTCCCAGCCTTGCGTGGTGTTCCCCTTTATGGCACTGATATCTCCCATTTCTTTAGCCATGAAGTCATGATGTTACGATTGAAGAATAATCTGCCGCGTAAATCTTCACGCTTTGTTAAACGTTTGTTCGATATTGTGGGTTCTGCAACATTACTCGTGTTACTCGCACCATTTTTCTTATTTATTGCTTGGAGAGTCTCACGTGACGGTGGTTCCGTGACTTACGGGCATGAACGTATCGGACTGAACGGTAAAAAATTCAACTGTCTGAAATTTCGTTCGATGGTGATGAATTCTCAAGAGTTGCTGGATGAACTGTTAGCAACCGATCCGGCAGCGAAGGCTGAGTGGGATCAATGGTTTAAATTAAAACAAGATCCGCGGGTTACCTCAATTGGCCGTTTCTTGCGTGAGACCAGTCTGGATGAATTACCGCAGTTATGGAATGTACTGAAAGGCGAAATGAGCTTGGTCGGGCCAAGACCTATTATCGATGAAGAGCTACAACGCTATGGAGATGATGCGGACTATTACCTGTGCGCCAAGCCGGGTGTATCCGGGCTTTGGCAAGTTAGCGGACGGAGCGACACGGATTATAAGACCCGGGTTTACTTAGATTGTTGGTATGTCAAAAACTGGTCGCTTTGGAACGATATTGTCATTTTATTTAAAACCGTTCACGTTGTGTTTCGTCGAGATGGAGCCTATTAA
- the cpsG gene encoding phosphomannomutase CpsG, with amino-acid sequence MQSLTCFKAYDIRGRLGDELNEDIAYRIGRAYAEHLHPQCIVIGGDVRLSSESLKMALANGLQDGGVDVIDIGMTGTEEIYFAAQSLPVDGGIEVTASHNPMDYNGMKLVREGARPISGNSGLREIQQLAEQNEFSPVEKCGVYRKQDHLSSYVDHLMTYIFPENFRPLKIVVNSGNGAAGHVIDEIERRFQDLNIPVTFVKVHHEADGNFPNGIPNPLLPECRADTSKAVVEHQADFGIAWDGDFDRCFLFDETGAFIEGYYIVGLLAEAFLKKHPGSKIIHDPRLFWNTIDVVQRAGGVPILSKTGHAFIKERMRREDAIYGGEMSAHHYFKTFGYCDSGMIPWLLIAELLCVKEMRLSQTVQKTILAYPSSGEINSKLDNPIEAITRIRNAFKDDARVVDETDGISMEFVDWRFNLRYSNTEPVVRLNVESKANSSLMENKTTDILTLLRKG; translated from the coding sequence ATGCAGTCACTCACTTGTTTTAAAGCTTATGATATTCGGGGACGATTGGGAGATGAACTGAATGAAGATATTGCTTATCGCATAGGCAGAGCCTATGCCGAACATCTTCATCCTCAATGTATTGTTATTGGTGGCGATGTCCGTTTAAGTTCTGAATCACTGAAGATGGCGCTAGCCAACGGTTTGCAAGATGGCGGTGTCGATGTGATTGATATCGGGATGACCGGAACGGAAGAAATCTACTTCGCAGCTCAATCATTGCCAGTTGATGGTGGTATTGAAGTGACAGCGAGCCACAATCCGATGGATTACAACGGGATGAAGCTGGTTCGTGAAGGTGCGAGACCGATTAGCGGTAATAGTGGCTTAAGAGAAATCCAGCAGTTAGCGGAACAGAATGAGTTTTCTCCGGTGGAAAAGTGTGGTGTTTATCGTAAACAAGATCATTTGTCTTCTTATGTTGATCATTTGATGACTTATATTTTCCCTGAAAACTTTCGACCACTGAAGATTGTGGTCAACTCCGGTAACGGTGCTGCTGGACATGTGATTGATGAAATTGAGCGACGGTTTCAGGATTTAAATATTCCGGTGACTTTTGTCAAAGTACATCATGAAGCTGACGGCAACTTCCCGAATGGCATCCCGAATCCCCTGTTACCTGAGTGTCGAGCAGATACATCAAAGGCTGTGGTTGAGCACCAGGCTGATTTTGGGATTGCATGGGATGGGGATTTTGACCGTTGCTTTCTGTTTGATGAAACAGGGGCATTTATCGAAGGGTACTATATTGTCGGTTTACTGGCTGAAGCATTCCTGAAGAAACACCCCGGTAGTAAGATCATTCATGACCCTCGATTATTCTGGAATACTATTGATGTCGTCCAACGAGCTGGAGGAGTCCCAATACTTTCTAAAACGGGTCATGCTTTTATTAAAGAGCGGATGCGTCGTGAAGATGCGATCTATGGTGGTGAGATGAGTGCTCATCACTATTTTAAAACTTTCGGATATTGTGATAGTGGCATGATACCGTGGTTATTAATTGCTGAACTGCTTTGTGTAAAAGAAATGAGACTTTCTCAAACAGTACAGAAAACAATTTTAGCTTATCCCTCTTCAGGAGAAATTAATTCTAAATTAGATAATCCTATTGAGGCAATTACTCGGATCAGGAATGCTTTTAAGGATGATGCACGAGTTGTTGATGAAACGGATGGTATTAGTATGGAATTTGTTGACTGGCGGTTTAATTTGCGATATTCAAATACTGAACCGGTTGTCCGTTTAAATGTTGAATCAAAAGCAAATTCCTCTCTGATGGAAAATAAAACTACAGATATACTCACCTTATTAAGGAAGGGTTAA
- a CDS encoding YjaG family protein, giving the protein MLQNPVQLRLQKLTPWQQITFMACLCERMYPNYAMFCEHTAFAAHATYRQILDTVWESLTVKSAKIDFERQLEKLEELIPSQDTFDVYAVYPAIDACEALATLLHGLLDREQLTEALQQISTISVNTVMQLEEAQTDLAITNENQKQNEAVCAEWDVQWAIFRALKEAEERDIELIKSLRDELREERVSNIGVSL; this is encoded by the coding sequence ATGCTACAAAACCCAGTTCAGCTACGTCTGCAGAAGCTTACCCCTTGGCAACAAATCACTTTTATGGCTTGCCTGTGTGAACGTATGTATCCCAATTACGCAATGTTTTGCGAGCACACCGCGTTTGCTGCTCATGCAACATATCGACAAATTTTGGATACGGTGTGGGAGTCGCTCACAGTCAAAAGCGCCAAGATAGACTTCGAGCGTCAACTCGAGAAATTGGAAGAATTGATTCCATCACAGGACACATTCGATGTTTATGCGGTTTATCCGGCAATCGATGCCTGTGAAGCACTGGCAACACTCTTACATGGCCTGTTAGACAGAGAGCAACTCACAGAAGCACTCCAACAAATCAGTACAATTTCAGTGAACACAGTGATGCAACTGGAAGAAGCGCAAACAGATTTAGCAATCACCAATGAGAATCAAAAGCAAAATGAAGCGGTTTGTGCAGAGTGGGATGTGCAATGGGCCATTTTCAGAGCCCTGAAAGAAGCAGAAGAGCGGGATATTGAGCTGATAAAATCCCTCAGAGATGAATTGAGAGAAGAACGAGTATCAAATATTGGGGTGAGTCTGTAG